The Plasmodium cynomolgi strain B DNA, chromosome 13, whole genome shotgun sequence DNA segment TTGACAAAGTTGAATTCTCCGCAACTTGGCAATTGTTCAAATTGCTCTCGAGGCTTCCCATTCCCACCTCGTACGATTTCGTGGCACTTCTCCCggttttttcccttatttttttttgcaagctAGAAGGGTGGTTCTGCTTCTAAGGGTGGTTCTGCCTCGAAGGGCGGTTCTGCTTCAAAGGGTGGTTCTGCCTCCCTTACTGCTTCCCAGCGTGACTGCCGTTCAGCTGGGTAGTTCGATTACTTCCattgcttcccccctccccagcGTTGTCTGCCCAGCGCAATGCTCACGCGGAGGAGCCCCTTTTCGAAGCTGCTGAGCAGCAGGACGGCGCATGCCGTCTTTAGAGGAGGTCTCCCCAAGTTAGCTTCTCTTTCCAGACGGCACAAAAGCAGTACCAACCAATCGCAAGACGTACCCACGAAGGAGACAAGCAATCAACACTTTAGTCACCACAAGTATGTGGATTTCTACCGAGATGAATCAATGAGCGTTGGTATAGTAACCTTTAGAAATAGCAttaatggtaaaaaaaatatttttggagaTTTTCTGGAAGAGCTGAAAAATGTCATCGAGCATATCACCAATGTCATATCGAATGAAGAGACGAACGCtttttacataaaagaaTTTCCACGGAGAGAAAGCTACTTGGTGAAAAATTTGCGAAACAGGATTCCTTACTTGGACAACAGATTGAAGGTGCTCATCTTTAGCTGGGGGAGTGGGCAGTCGGAGGGTGGTGCGGCTGCCATCAGTGCTAGCACCACCGCGGGTACCACCTCTAGCACCACCGCGGGTATCACCTCTAGCACCACCGCGAACCCCACCGCTGCCCCCCCCGCTAGCACCCCCGACTATAACTCCTTCCTGAAGAACGACGAGCAGCTGAACGTGCAACTAGCCAATTCATTCCGCTACCTATGCAACACCATCCAGCATCTGCCCCTAATCACAATCAGCAGCATCAACGGTCAGTGCTACAACAGCGCAATGGATCTCATGATCTCCACGGA contains these protein-coding regions:
- a CDS encoding enoyl-CoA hydratase/isomerase family protein (putative) — protein: MLTRRSPFSKLLSSRTAHAVFRGGLPKLASLSRRHKSSTNQSQDVPTKETSNQHFSHHKYVDFYRDESMSVGIVTFRNSINGKKNIFGDFLEELKNVIEHITNVISNEETNAFYIKEFPRRESYLVKNLRNRIPYLDNRLKVLIFSWGSGQSEGGAAAISASTTAGTTSSTTAGITSSTTANPTAAPPASTPDYNSFLKNDEQLNVQLANSFRYLCNTIQHLPLITISSINGQCYNSAMDLMISTDFKLSCEGSTFGFNKAHLGLFPYGGSTQKLFRAIPMSYAKYLLLTGDMISAKDALRINLIDICMNKNEDFFIDNCCVHFDTSLTKKQKSIKMSIMEGMSLAEPNLYLDHDRAVFERNMNAPQRGEILAYLKRRASGAPAVPT